TAACTTTATCATCCAAAGAGGGGGTCGGGTTAAGCTGGCCGGCATTGACGCCCCACAGGTAGAATGGGACAGCCCCCTTGCGGTTTTCGAAGACACCCTGGCCCACGAACAAAAGGTATCTGCCATGATTAATGATCTCATGGAGATCGCCATTGCACAAAAAGACCATGCCACCCAGATTTTTCTGCAATGGTTTGTAACCGAACAGGTGGAAGAAGAAGAAAGTGTGGGTATGGCGCTGGGAAAAATCAAGCGGGTTAAAGATTCGGCCCAGGGGATGTATCTTCTGGACCAGGAGTTGGGGCAGCGCCAACCCGCCCCACTGCCTGGAACAACACCCGCAGCTGAATAGTTATGTGCCTGTATTTTAAACAGTAAGGCCCACCTGCATATCAAGGGTGTTTGCCCCAAAACAATTTTCAGGCAAACACCCTTGATGATATCTGGTCCAGGCAGCTCTCTATTCAGATCACATTTTTGCCGACCGAGACACAGACAATATAATTATTTTTCACAAACTTAAAACCGCTCGATCCACCGAATAAAACTATTCATGTATTTGGATAGAAAAGTCTGGGTATGTTCGGACACGACCTTGCCTGAATCGTCTAATGCCTCCATAATATTTCCCACATAAGCTTCCGGCTGGTTCATGATGTAGACATTTAAACAGGAGAGCACCTGTTTTAGATGCTGATGTGCACCGAACCCACCGATAGCACCCGGGGAGACACTGACAATGCCTCCCGGCTTTCGGGTCCACACACTTTGTCCGTAAGGTCTGGAGCCAACATCAATGGCATTTTTCAAAACGCCTGGTATGGATCTATTGTATTCTGGTGTAACAAACAACAGCGCATCCACCGCTTTTATTTCATCTCTAAATTTAGCCCAGGCCTCAGTGGGCGTGTCATCCAGGTCCTGGTTATAAAGTTCCAATCCGCCAATATCGGGAAAGCTGAAAGAATATCCTTCAGGAGCGACTGAGGTCAGATAGTTTGCCACAGAGCGATTAAAAGACTCTTTTCTAAGGCTGCCAACGATTATTCCAATTTTCTTCATATTGTCATCTCCTGGTCATGTCATCACAAAAGACAGCGCAAACATCATGTGTTTTGCCACACTATCTTTATCTTATTCAATAAAAATAAGACCATCTTTAATAAAATCAAATCAGAAAATAAATAGGACTCATTTTAAAATTTAAACTTGAGGGCCAGGGTTTGAACCAGGTATATATCTTTGATAAGATACCTAATTTTAGGAAATTGATTCGTATGGATATTTATGACATCTCTCTGACAACGCTTCAAGGCAAAAGCATCTCAATGGCAGATTTTAAAGGAAAGGTTCTACTGGTTGTGAACACGGCAAGCAAATGTGGATTTACCCCTCAGTTCAAGGGGCTGCAATCCCTGTATGAGACATATCATGACAAAGGGTTTTATGTGCTGGGATTTCCATGTAATCAGTTTGCCGGCCAGGAACCGGGATCAAAAGAAGAGATCCAACAGGTATGCGCCATCAATTACGGCGTCACCTTTCCCATGTTCCAAAAGGTGGATGTGAACGGAAAAAATGCCCACCCACTGTTCCGTTTTTTAAAAGAAAAACAATCAGGATTAACCGGAAAGGCCATTAAATGGAATTTCACTAAATTTCTCATTGATGCTTCGGGGAACCCAGTCAAAAGATATGCGCCTGTCACCAAGCCGGAAAAACTAATAAAAGATATTGAGCGGCTTTTAGCGATGTGAAGAGTCTGAGCCACCAGAGTAACCCAATTTATCTCGGTAGAACGCGTAAGCAAAAAAATTTTACGCCGACATAAAAATAGGGGAAACGGCCATAATTTACTTTTATGTCTCGTTTCCCCTATATAAAGGCCACGAGCCGTCCTTGGTCTATCTACACCCAGGCCTCGGCCCACAACAAAGTTTGAAAGATCTGAGTAACTCACCCAGACATTCTTATAAAGCTCAAAAAGAGGGTTATCGTTTCGAATACGAAAACTATTCTTTAATGGTTAATCAATTTCTTCGAAACCCAATTCTACACTGGCCAGGCACTCTGAACACTCCATTGTGGCGTTTTCAAGATCAGGATATTTCTCTTTGATCTCTTCTTCAGTCATTGTTGACAGATGACTGCATCCGCACTGGGGGCAAATCCCTTTAATATTGTGTTTCTTTGTTTTTTTCCCCGCCATGACGTTCTCCTTGTGATTAGGGGTCTTAACCAAACTACACTTTAGATACAATGCGATTTTCATGCCACCAGCTCTTAGCTTAAAAAAACTATACTTTAAATTGTTGCATCATATCGGAGAAATCCTGGGCCATTTTGGATAAGTTTTGTGCGCTTTGACTGAGTTCCTGGCTCTGCAAACCCCCTTTCCTGCCTCGCCGGCTCTGGCTGCTTCAATCTTAGCATTCAATGCCAGTAACGAGACCTGTTCGGCGATGGTGCGGATTTCGTCGGTGACGGCATCCACATCTTGGGCCTGTTTCCCCAGATCTTTAACCGCCGTAGAGGCCTGGGAGGCCCTGTCGGAAGCACTGGCACTTGGTTCGTCCAGGGTCTGGGCAATCTGATTCGTCTGGCTGGAGGCGTCGGCCAATTCTGTGATTGTAATTAATGGGCGCCGCTATAGACCAATGGTGTAAAATTGAATTCGTCAATCCGTCCTTTGTCATGACAAACAACACAATGGTCCATGGTAATCTCAGTAATAATATCGTCCGGGTCCTCGGTCTCAACATGAACACTGCCGGGGCCGGGGCAGACTTTACAACCGGGATTTTTCAAGTCAGGGGTCTGACTTTCCGAGATGAACCCACCCGGCTTGCCATAACCGGTTGTATGGCATTCAAAGCACTCGGTATACTCTTCGTATGTAAGACTTTTTTCCATCTTTTTAATTTCCAGAAAAGAGTCTGCCTTTTTAGAGTACTTTGTGAACGTGTCAGACTGCTTCTCATGGCAGTCCCTGCAGGCGTTTATCCCCACATTTTTTTTTCTTCTGCAAAAACCGGCCAGGATATGGAAAAGAAAAAGGCGGTTATTACAACAATCATAAACTGAAAACGCATACATTTCTCCTAAATTTATCCCAATGTTA
Above is a window of uncultured Desulfobacter sp. DNA encoding:
- a CDS encoding ferritin, coding for MLVPEVENALNKQLNAEIYSSYLYVSMAAQCKADDLDGFSAWLETQAQEEMTHAAKFYNFIIQRGGRVKLAGIDAPQVEWDSPLAVFEDTLAHEQKVSAMINDLMEIAIAQKDHATQIFLQWFVTEQVEEEESVGMALGKIKRVKDSAQGMYLLDQELGQRQPAPLPGTTPAAE
- a CDS encoding NAD(P)H-dependent oxidoreductase; protein product: MKKIGIIVGSLRKESFNRSVANYLTSVAPEGYSFSFPDIGGLELYNQDLDDTPTEAWAKFRDEIKAVDALLFVTPEYNRSIPGVLKNAIDVGSRPYGQSVWTRKPGGIVSVSPGAIGGFGAHQHLKQVLSCLNVYIMNQPEAYVGNIMEALDDSGKVVSEHTQTFLSKYMNSFIRWIERF
- a CDS encoding glutathione peroxidase → MDIYDISLTTLQGKSISMADFKGKVLLVVNTASKCGFTPQFKGLQSLYETYHDKGFYVLGFPCNQFAGQEPGSKEEIQQVCAINYGVTFPMFQKVDVNGKNAHPLFRFLKEKQSGLTGKAIKWNFTKFLIDASGNPVKRYAPVTKPEKLIKDIERLLAM
- a CDS encoding methyl-accepting chemotaxis protein yields the protein MADASSQTNQIAQTLDEPSASASDRASQASTAVKDLGKQAQDVDAVTDEIRTIAEQVSLLALNAKIEAARAGEAGKGVCRARNSVKAHKTYPKWPRISPI
- a CDS encoding cytochrome c family protein: MYAFSVYDCCNNRLFLFHILAGFCRRKKNVGINACRDCHEKQSDTFTKYSKKADSFLEIKKMEKSLTYEEYTECFECHTTGYGKPGGFISESQTPDLKNPGCKVCPGPGSVHVETEDPDDIITEITMDHCVVCHDKGRIDEFNFTPLVYSGAH